From the genome of Corallococcus macrosporus DSM 14697:
GGAGGTGCTCGCGCTGCGCGACGTGGACCTCAATGGCGTGTCGCTGTCCAATGAAGGTGGGAGCCGCGCGACGTTCGAATCGGCGTTGTGTCTGTCCGTGAAGGCCGGGGGCCGCGCCATCCTCGCGCGCAGCGAGGACGCGGCTCGCAACGGCGGCTTGCCCGCGGTGCTGGGCACCTTCAACTTCAACCTGCCGAACACCGCGGGCAACCGGAAGCTCGAGCTCTCGGTGGAGGGGCGCCTGGTCGACGCCGTGACGTGGACCGGCGCGGCGACTCCGGGTGTGTCATCGCAGCTCGACCCCCATCGAAGCGACCCCCAGCGCAATGACTGGCCGGGGAGCTTCTGTCCCACGCCCGACGCGGCCCGCTATGGCCGGGGAGACCGGGGAACGCCGGGAGGGGTGAACCGCCCATGCGCGCCTTGAAGGTGACGAAGCGCGGCGGGGCCCTGCTGGGGTGGGGCGCGGTGGCCTGGCTGCTGGCGGCCTGCGGCGTTGATTCAGGGGCGTCATGCGGCCCTGCCTCCGGACGGGTGACGGAGGTCCTGGACGGGGACACGGTCGTCCTGGAGAGCGGCGAGCGCGTCCGCTACCTGCTCGCGGATGCGCCGGAGCGCACCGGCGCGGGCGGCGACTGCTTCGGCCCGGAGGCGCACGCGTTCAACCGGGGGCTCGTGGAGGGCAGGCGGGTGACGTTGGCGTATGGCGAGGCGTGCGAGGACCGCTACGGCCGGCTCCTCGCCTATGTGTCCGTGGAGGGGCGGGAGGTGAACACGCTGCTGGTGGAGCGAGGCCATGCCTGTGTCCTCCATGTCCCGCCCGCGGGCCGCTCCAGGCGCGCGGAGTTCGAGTCCCTGGAGGCCCAGGCCCGGCTGGCCAGACGGGGCGTGTGGGGCGCCTGCGCGCCCGTGCCGTGCCAGCGGTGAGGCACCTGTCGGACGAGGCGCCGTCGTGGCCGCCTCTTCCGCGAGGCATCGCCCGAGCTCGACCCGGAGACGGGCAGCCCACCCGGAAGATGGGATGTATCCCAGTGGTAACAGCCATGCGCGGCCCGAATGCGGAGGGCAGGCGTTCCTGGTTGGGGGGCTGGTGAAGACGTGCCAGTGGAACCATCGACTACGAAGGCGCACGCATGAGCCCTCGCGCCACGTCATCGCGCACGTTGGCGGACCTGCTGGAGGTCCTGCGAGAGGACATTGGCCGGCGCTGGCTCGCGGGGGTGGGCGCCGCGCTGGGGGCGCTCGCGCCCCTGGCGGGGGCGGGCACGGGAGGGCTGCTCAACTTCGTGGCGGCGCTGGGGCCGCTGCTGCGGACGCCCTCCCAGGCGGCGCGCCTGGCGGAGGCCCGCGCCCTGGGCCGCGAGCACGGGCGGGAGCGCTACCTGGCGGGCTTCAGCATCAACTCGCTGGTGCTCGAATATGGCGCGCTGCGAGAAGCCATCCTCGAAAGCCTGGAGTCCGTGGGCTGGGCTCCCGCGCTCGCGGAGCTGCGCGCCCTGACCCAGGTGCTGGACGCGGGGCTCACGGAGGCGGTGGGCCAGTCCTCGCTGGAGGACGAGCGGGCCTCGCGGGCCACGGGAGAGTGGCTGCACGGGCTGCTCGACCACGCGCCCACCATCATCTACGCCAAGGACACGGCGGGCCGGTACCTCTACGTGAACCACGGCTTCGAGCGGGCCGCCGGCAAGCTCCGGCGCGACGTGCTGGGGCGCACCGACTTCGACCTGTTCGCCAGGGAGATGGCCAGCAGCTTCGTCGAGAATGACCGGACCGTGCTGGCCACCGGCCAGCAGCTCACCCTCGACGAAGCCGTGCGGCTCAAGGATGGCGAGCACGTCTACCAGACGCTCAAGTTCCCCCTGCCGGACGTGCAGGGACGCGTGATTGGCGTGTGCGGCTTCTCCACGGACTTCACCGAGGCGAAGCGCCTGGAGCGTGAGCGGGACGAAGCGCGAGAGCACCTTCGCCGCATCGTCACCCAACTGCCCGTGGTCCTCTGGGCCACGGACGCGCGGGGCATCATCACCCTCTTCGAGGGCGAGGGGCTGAGCGCGCTCGGGCTGGAGCGAGGCGCCTACGTGGGCCGCTCCGCCTTCGACGTGTACCAGGACCGGCCAGACCTCCTGGCCGCCACCCTGCGCGCCCAGGAGGGCCAGACCTTCACCCTGGAGGTGGAGATGGCGGGCTCCTACTTCATGACGGGCGTCTCGCCCGTCATCGGGCCAGACGGCCAGGTGATGAGCGTGGCGGGGGTGTCCCTGGACATCAGCGAGCGCCGGCGCGCCGAGGAGGTGCTGCGTCAGTCGGAGATGCGCTACCGGCTGGCCACGCTGGCGACCAGCGACGTCATCTACGACTGGGACCTGTCCACGGGGCGCATCGAATGGAGCGAGCTGGCCGCCGTGCAGTTCCGGTTGCCGCCGGACGACGCCCCGCATGACGTCACCTGGTGGACCGAGCACATCCACCCGGAGGACCGGGCGCGGGTGGCGCAGGACATCCAGGATGTCATCGACCGGGGCGCGGACCATTGGACGGACGAGTACCGCTTCCTGCGCGGGGATGGCACCTGGGCCGTCATCGCCGACCGGGGGCAGGTGGTCCGGGACGCCGAGGGCCACGCGGTGCGCATGGTGGGGGCCATGCAGGACATCACCGAGCGGCGGGCCACCGAACAGGAGGCGAAGCGGCGCGCGGAGTTCGAGCAGCTCCTCATCGGCATCGTCAGCCATGATTTGCGCAACCCGCTCTCCGCCATCAGCATGTCCGCCACCGCGCTGCTGCGGCGGGAGGGCCTGGATGAGCGGCTCCGCAAGGGCCTGGGCCGCATCCTCTCCAGCGCCGGGCGCGCCACGCGCCTGCTGAGGGATTTGCTCGACTTCACGCAGGCGCGGCTGGGCGGCGGCATCCCCATGGAGCCCCAGTGGCTGGACCTGCACGAACTGACGCGGCAGGTGGTGGACGAGGTCCGGCTCGCCCGCCCGGAGCGGACGCTGGTGCTGGAGTGCCGGGGCGACGGCTACGGGCAGTGGGACGCGGACCGGCTGGCGCAGGTCATCACCAACCTGGTCAACAACGCCCTCAGCTACAGCCCCGACCATTGCCCGGTGCGCATCCGCACCCACGGGCTGCGGGACGACGTGGTGCTGACCGTCCACAACGCGGGCGAGCCCATTGAACCGGAGCTGCGCGCCCGCCTCTTCGAGCCGATGAAGCGCGCCGAGCGGAAGTCCACGCGCGGCGGCCTGGGACTGGGGCTCTACATCGTGAAACACATCGTGGATGCGCACGGCGGCGCCGTCCGCGTCCACTCCACGGGGCAGGAGGGCACCACGTTCCAGGCCCGCCTGCCCCGCCGGCTCCCGCGGCCTGCGTGCCCGGACGTCGACGTCTCGTGATTCTCCATGCGCCGCGAAGGGGCGCCATGACACCGTGAGGCTTGCTCCAGGGGGCCTTGCCCGGCTAGCACTGGGTCCGTGGTGACACGTTTTCCCTGGAGGGATTCATGAAGAAGGTCCTCATCGGACTGGGCATTGGCTGCGGTGTCTTCATCCTGGCGGGCATCGGACTGATGCTGGCGGGTGGCATCTGGGCCAAGAACAAGCTCGGCGGCAGCTTCGAGGCCGTGCAGGCCATGCAGGAGCAGGAGCAGGAGCTGGCGGCGCTCAACGCGAGCAATCCCTTCACCCCGCCTCCGGAAGGACAGGTGCTGCCGCTGGATGAGCAGCGGCTGCTGGCCTACCTGTCGGTGCGCGAGGCGGCGATGCCGGCGTTCAAGGACTTCGAGGTGAAGTCCAAGGAGTTCGAGGCGAAGCACAATGGCGACGGGGCCGAGGAGCCGGGCTTCAACGCGGCCATGGACGCCGCGGGCCTGTTCATGGGGCTGATGGCGGACGTGCGCAAGGCGTACATCGCCGGGCTCAAGGCGCAGGGCATGTCGCCCGCCGAGTTCCAGAGCATCACCACCACCGTCTACGCCTCCATGGTGGCCGACAGCACGGACCAGCTCCGCGCCATGGCGGCCCAGGGCAAGACGATGATGGCCACGCAGCTCGCCGAGGTGGACAAGCGGCTGGCGAGCGATTCGCTTTCCGACGCGGAGCGCGCGCAGTTGGAGGAGTCCCGGACGCAGCTCCAGGAGACGCTGGACTCGATTGAGCAGGGCAGCGCGGACGAGGAGCCGGGGCTGTCGGAGGCGTCCAAGAAGGCCGCCGCCGCCAACGTGGAGCTGCTGAAGAAGCACAAGGACCGCGTGGAGCTGATGGCCAACGTGGCCTTCGACGGCTTCGTGCTGGGCGGTGCCGGTGCCGAGGGGCAGTCCGCGGGCCTGGAGGACTAGCCCGCCGGGTGTTGCATGGGCGCTCCCGGCTCATGCCCCCCGTTCCACGGGGGCGCGGGGCCGGGACGCCGCCGCCGCGCAATCCCTGGCGCAGGCAGCGCCGCTTCCCGGCGGCCCAGAAGACAACTCAAATCCATGGCGGCACGCTCCGCATCGCGCGGTCAAGCGAGGCCTGCCCGCACGCGGGCGTTTGTGCGCAGCGTTGCAGTTGCAGGCGTTTTTCACACGAGCAATGGATTGCGCCCGGAAGAGGTAGGCGCGTGTGGCCTGCCGTTCGTCTGGCCGCTCCCTTTTCGGCCAGCCGTTCGTGGGGTATGCAAGCCATTGAATACAACGAAGCTCACTTCGCGCGGGGAGGGGCGCGTGAACCCTTGAA
Proteins encoded in this window:
- a CDS encoding PAS domain-containing sensor histidine kinase, which gives rise to MSPRATSSRTLADLLEVLREDIGRRWLAGVGAALGALAPLAGAGTGGLLNFVAALGPLLRTPSQAARLAEARALGREHGRERYLAGFSINSLVLEYGALREAILESLESVGWAPALAELRALTQVLDAGLTEAVGQSSLEDERASRATGEWLHGLLDHAPTIIYAKDTAGRYLYVNHGFERAAGKLRRDVLGRTDFDLFAREMASSFVENDRTVLATGQQLTLDEAVRLKDGEHVYQTLKFPLPDVQGRVIGVCGFSTDFTEAKRLERERDEAREHLRRIVTQLPVVLWATDARGIITLFEGEGLSALGLERGAYVGRSAFDVYQDRPDLLAATLRAQEGQTFTLEVEMAGSYFMTGVSPVIGPDGQVMSVAGVSLDISERRRAEEVLRQSEMRYRLATLATSDVIYDWDLSTGRIEWSELAAVQFRLPPDDAPHDVTWWTEHIHPEDRARVAQDIQDVIDRGADHWTDEYRFLRGDGTWAVIADRGQVVRDAEGHAVRMVGAMQDITERRATEQEAKRRAEFEQLLIGIVSHDLRNPLSAISMSATALLRREGLDERLRKGLGRILSSAGRATRLLRDLLDFTQARLGGGIPMEPQWLDLHELTRQVVDEVRLARPERTLVLECRGDGYGQWDADRLAQVITNLVNNALSYSPDHCPVRIRTHGLRDDVVLTVHNAGEPIEPELRARLFEPMKRAERKSTRGGLGLGLYIVKHIVDAHGGAVRVHSTGQEGTTFQARLPRRLPRPACPDVDVS
- a CDS encoding thermonuclease family protein, with the protein product MRALKVTKRGGALLGWGAVAWLLAACGVDSGASCGPASGRVTEVLDGDTVVLESGERVRYLLADAPERTGAGGDCFGPEAHAFNRGLVEGRRVTLAYGEACEDRYGRLLAYVSVEGREVNTLLVERGHACVLHVPPAGRSRRAEFESLEAQARLARRGVWGACAPVPCQR